A single window of Nicotiana sylvestris chromosome 5, ASM39365v2, whole genome shotgun sequence DNA harbors:
- the LOC138869137 gene encoding spindle assembly checkpoint component MAD1-like gives MKEGETIQEMYTRFTTLTNELKSLGRISLEEEKVEKILTRLLPVSWESKITAIQESMNIATLKMDELIGNLTAYELKRQTIKMDAPKNERSLALRIAEGSDLEDDEMTMITRNFKNYLMRGKGSSRDEESEDGARDEQALVAIGESDDEQEVSILHLKDKIKFLSKERLSEQLHDFIDEFEIINNEKEELYRECMILKAMSKNLESRANESESENNEFKNQVLELDTSVLELRSENLKLKLGTGNKKSDHTHLTLEENLGKMKDELYKKDEQIRVLKEDLGEGPSEGKQQNMEKRVNNIYIVDLSTLSENKLTCLSVLDNDPLMWHKRLGHASLNQLNKLHKSKWHQKTEQVMEQVLPSRAT, from the exons atgaaggaaggagaaaccatccaagagatgtatacaaggttcaccacactgacaaatgaacttaaatctcttggaaggattagtcttgaagaagaaaaagttgagaagattttgaccaGGCTTCtgccagtctcttgggaaagcaaaatcactgctattcaggaatcaatgaacattgctaccctcaagATGGATGAACTAATAGGAAAccttactgcctatgaactgaaaAGGCAGACCATAAAAATGGATGCACCAAAGAATGAAAGAAGTCTAgctctcagaattgctgaaggttcagatctggaggatgatgaaatgactATGATCActagaaatttcaaaaattacttgatgagaggaaagggttcttcaagag atgaggaatcAGAAGATGGAGCTAGAGATGAACAAGCTCTTGTGGCCataggagaatcagatgatgaacaagaggtaagtattcttcatctcaaagacaagattaaattcctgtctaaagaaaggttgtccgAGCAATTACATGATTTCATTGATGAgtttgagataattaacaatgaaaagGAAGAGCTGTATAGGGAATGTATGATCCTAAAAGCCATGTCcaaaaatctagagtctagggctaatgagagtgaaagtGAAAATAATGAgttcaagaaccaggttcttgaacttgacactagtgtcctagaacttaggtctgaaaacttaaaactgaaactaggaacaggaaACAAGAAATCTGATCATACTcatctcaccctagaagaaaacttaggaaaaatgaaggatgagctatacaagaaagatgagcagataagagtactAAAAGAAGATCTTGGGGAAG gtccaagtgaagggaagcagcAAAATATG gaaaaaagagttaacaatatttacattgtagatttgtccactctctCCGAAAATAAACTAACCTGCCTAAGTGtgctggataatgatcccctcatgtggcacaaaagacttggtcatgccagtctgaatcagctaaacaaattg CACAAGTCTAAGTGGCACCAAAAGACGGAACAGGttatggaacaggttcttccatccagggcaacttGA